TTCCCAATTTTATTAAGTATTACATAGTTTCTATTTTAATATTCCATGCATGAGATCCTTCTGCTATTTTCCCCAAAGCCTTTTCAGACTCATGCCGAATACCTTCTGCACATAACTGAAAAACTCTTATGATTTCCATTGTTTCGGTGTTTTCCTGTTCACCTATCGCCTCCTTCCTTATATATATAAAGCCGATATCCATAAAATGGATATCGGCTTACTTACAACTTAGAATGATAATTCTACTTTGCGACGTCTTCCGGTGTTATTTAACTGTGTAAAACTCCTCTAAATTCCTATCAACAGTTATGACAATGATCTTTTCACCTGTTTTGGTGCTGATATCGGAATGAGTGCTGATAACGGTCACATCCATGACTTCTGTTAATAATTTCTCAAGGTATTCTCTTCCGCCCTCAAACAGGGAAGTCCGGACTTTTTTAAGCAATTCAATACCCTGGGCACTTTCCGTAAGCTTTTTCTCAGAAGGGCTTAAAAATCCTAATAACCTGACAATGATCATGTCATTTAATACATAGGTACGGACCATCTTTGGACCCCTGCCCATATATTCAACTTCAAATTTACTGACGACTTCACTGATTTTAGCTTCCAATTGACCTTTTGTCATATTGCATCACCTGTGAGATACAATATCATGAAAACCGGGCCATGTCAATATTTTTTTAATCGAATCAAACAGCTTCACCATAATCATCAATCTGCCAGGAAAGGCCACGGCCTGCTCCACGTTCCTAAAGGTTTTATGGTACAGCTCCTCGGAATCTGCATATTTGCTGTGGTTTTCCGGTTTTATTTATGGTAAGATAGAATAAACTGGTCTTTCAGTAACTTTAACTTTAAACGAAAACCAGGGTTATAAAAGGAGAATAGAAATGCAGCTCTGCATTGGCATTGCTCCGTGCAGGGACATGTCTATTCAGCAAGAAATACGCTGCAATTTTTCACCATTCCCTTAGGATATCTATGGGGCGGTATTTTGGCTGACCGGGTGTTTGAACCATTCATGGCAGAGCCGCCGGCGGGCAGAAATATCTGGAGACTGGAAAAATAAATTGTCCTTTTATCCAATTGGCTCAGTAATGTGCTCTTACAGCTTCTATGTACCTGTTAAGCTGGTGCGGGCAGCAAATGAAAACAGGAGGTGTTTTGTAAATGAATAAACCCAAAATAGCGTTTGTATGCGTCCATAATTCCTGCCGAAGCCAGATAGCTGAAGCACTTGGCAAGCACCTTGCCTCAGATACCTTTGAAAGCTATTCTGCCGGGACAGAAGCCACGCCACAGATCAACCAGGATGCAGTACGGCTTATGAAACGGCTTTACGGAATTGATATGGAGCAGACCCAGCATAGCAAGTTCCTGTCTGAGATTCCTTCGGCAGATATTGTTATAACGATGGGCTGCAATGAGAAGTGTCCGTCCCTGCCCTGCAAATATCGGGAAGATTGGGGACTTAACGATCCCAGCGGTATGGATGATACCGTTTTTTTAGAAACCATAACTCTCATCCGGGATAAAATTTTAGGCCTCAGAGATCGTATCCAAAACGGAACTTTATAAAAAGGGCTGGCAGGTGTTATGCACTTGCCAGCTATTTTGTTGCATTACCGGAATCAAACAGTTCATGCTTGGAGGAAGTTTTCTGCAATGCATGGTATGATGACCAGCCAATCGGTTATTCGCAATCCGCGCCCCTACTTGATTCGGTAAAAATGCTTACTCACTATTTATAACAGGAACTTAAGCAGAAATTCTAAGGCGGTGAAATCATGACCAATGATAAAGTAGATCGTAAATATGATAATTTAATAACAAAGTTGAAAATTGATTGCAAGAAATGCAGCGGATTATGCTGTGTTGCTTTATACTGCGCAAAAATAGATGGTTTTCCTGGAAATAAAGAGGCTGGAACACCATGTAAATATCTGGATTCAGATTTTCGCTGCAAAATTCACTCCAAACTGGCCGACAAAAATTACAAAGGCTGTTTAGCCTATGACTGTTTCGGAGCGGGACAAAGAACAACCCAGCTTTATCTGCCAGATGGAACATGGAACATGAATCCGGAACAAGAGGATAAACTTTTTAATATATTTATGATTGTATATCAGTTACATCAGATGCTATGGTATCTGGTTGAGGCATTTGCTTTGACATCAGACCAACTTCTAAAATCAACAATTGATTTGCTTATCACAGAGAATGAACAAATGGTACAGCAGCCCATGGATAATCTTTCTACGCTGGATCTCTCAAAATACAGATCAAAAGTGAATAAAGTATTAAAACAAATAAGCGTCGTGATTTCGGAAAATGCTTCGTCAAATCAAATTCACGGTGCAAATTATTTGGGGAAAGATTTTAAGAAAGCAAATCTTGACAGAAAAAATTTCAGTATGTCATTAATGATCGCGGCAAGTTTTTCAGGATGCAGTTTAAGAAAGACTAATTTTTTAGGTGCTGACCTCCGTGACGCGAACTTCAAAAATACTGATTTGAGTGAGAGCATCTTTTTAACACAAATGCAGATTAATTCCGCAAAAGGAAATTCGGATACAAAAATCCCCATAAACTTATCCCGTCCAGCCACATGGGAAAAATGAGCTGGATTCCGGAATGATTACGCGGTAAACTTATACCAGATTAGCAAAAATAATCGAGAAATTTCTCCTACTGGAGATGTAAGATAAGAAACGTAAGGAGGTGATAAGATGGAAGAAAAAATCGAAGCTGTCCAGCGGATGCAGGATTATATTGCAGAACACCTGTCTGAGAATATCACATTGACTGCTTTATCAAGCGTTTCATATTTTTCACCGTGGTACTCCTATCGTCTGTTTTTGCAGCACACCAGCATGACGCCAGCCGATTATATTCGGCGCTTTCGGCTCTCTAAGTCAGCAATCAAACTGCGGGATGAATCCTGCAAAATTATAGATGCAGCTTTGGAACTTGGATTTGGCAGTGTAGACGGCTATCAGCGGGCATTCTTCCGTGAGTTCGGGTGCAATCCCAAGGAGTATGCGAAAAGCCCTGTTCCGCTCTATCTTTTCACACCTTATGGAGTCAAATATCGAATACCCGGAAAGGAGAAACAGATGGAAACTGTAAAAAGTGTATTTGTGCAGGTTATGGAAAAGCCGGAACGAAAGGTACTGATCAAGAGAGGGGTAAAAGCTGCCGACTATTTCGCTTATTGCCAGGAGGTTGGCTGTGATGTGTGGGGGCTTTTGCAAAGCATCAAATCCATTGGCGGTGAACCGGTCTGCCTGTGGCTGCCCGCAAAGCATATTGCCCCCGGCACCTCGGAGTATGTGCAGGGCGTTGAAGTGCCGGTGACTTATGATGGGATTGTTCCCGATGGATTTGATGTTATTGAGCTTCCTGCCGCAAAATACCTGATGTTTCAGGGAGAACCCTTTGCTGAAGAGGATTACTGTAAGGCCATCGAAGATGTGCAGACAGCTATCGGGAAGTACGATCCTGCTGTCATTGATGCACAGTGGGATTCATCAAACCCCCGAATCCAGCTTGAGCCTATAGGCTCAAGAGGCTACATCGAACTTCTGCCAATCAAATAATTCAAAAGCACAAGGTGGCTTTAATAAGCCGTCTTGTGCTTTTTTGTTTTATAAGCCGGGAATCATCCGGATATACAGGAGAGCTGTTAGCGCTCAGACACGCTTATCTCCCCGCCTCTTCTTCAGACTACTCAATCCCTTTGCCAATATCCTGCCTCATATACTTATTCTCAAAAGAAACCCATTCCGCCGCCTGATAGGCATTTGCTCTGGCTTCCTTTAAATCTCTTCCGATTGCCGTCACTCCCAGCACTCTTCCGCCATTGGTCACCACTGTTCCGCTGCCGTCCAGTTTACTTCCTGCATGAAAGGCAAAATATCTGTCCTGCCCCTGAAATGCTTCCAGCCCTGTAATGGGATACCCCTTTTCATACTTTTCCGGATAACCATCCGATGCCAGTACCACACAGACCGCCGCATTATCTTCAAACTGCAGGTCTACCTGATCCAGCGTCCCGTCAATGCAGGCCTCAAAAACCTCTACAATGTCATTTTTCATCCTGGGAAGCACCACCTGTGTTTCAGGGTCGCCGAACCTGGCATTATATTCCAATACTCTGGGGCCCTTTTCCGTCAGCATCAGACCAAAGAATATAATCCCCTTAAATTCCCGGCCCTCTGCTTTCATGGCATCCACAGTGGCCTGATAAATATATTGCTTACAAAACCTGTCCACTTCTTCCGTATAAAAGGGGCTTGGAGAAAAGGTCCCCATTCCTCCCGTATTAAGGCCCTGGTCTCCATCCTTTGCCCGCTTATGATCCTGGGCGGATGTCATAATTTTAACAGTCTTTCCATCTACAAAGGAAAGCACCGATACCTCCCGGCCAGTCATAAACTCTTCCACCACGATCCGGTCCCCTGCGGAGCCAAACCGCTTATCAAGCATCAAGTCCTTTACCCCGTTTTCAGCTTCTTCCTTTGTGCTGCATATTAAAACGCCCTTTCCCAAAGCCAGGCCGTCAGCCTTTAATACAATGGGCATTGGGGCTGTTTTCACATAGCTTAATGCCTCCCCCGGAGAATCGAAGATTTCATATGCCGCTGTGGGAATTTCATACTTTTTCATCAAATCCTTGGAAAATGACTTGGAGCCTTCCAGCAATGCAGCACGTTTTCGGGGGCCGAACACCCTTAGCCCTGCTGCTTCAAATGCATCCACCGCTCCGGCCACCAGGGGATCATCCGGTCCTATGATGGTTAAATCGATCTCCTTTTCCCTGGCAAATGCCACCTGCCTGTCAAAATCCATTACCCCCAAATCCACGCATTCCGCAAGCTCTGCGATTCCTGCGTTTCCGGGAGCACAATATATTTTATCAACCTTAGGGCTTTTGGAGATTTTCCATACAATGGCATGCTCCCGCCCGCCTCCGCCTATGACCAAAATCTTCATTACGATTCCTCCTGTCCGTTTGCAATCAGCTGTATGGCTTTGGGAAGGATCTGCCATTCCGCCTCTTCCATGACACGCCGCTGTAAAATCTCCGGCGTATCTCCTTCCCGGACCTCTACTGCCTTCTGCAAAAGAATTGGTCCCGTATCCATCCCCTCATCTACATAGTGGACCGTGGCTCCCGTAACCTGCACTCCCCGTGCCAGGGCAGCCTCATGAACCTTAAGCCCATAATACCCTTTTCCGCAAAAAGACGGGATAAGGGACGGGTGAACGTTAATGATCCGGTTTCTGTACTTTTGTATCATGGTTGCCGGAACAGCAACCAGATATCCGGCCAGAACGATCAGATCAAGGCAGTACTGGTCTATCTTCGAAAGAAGCGCTTCATAAAACTCTTCTCTTTCCTGAAAATCCCCGGGAGAAACGCAGAAAGCCTCAATTCCATGGTTTCTGGCTCTTTCCAGGGCATAAGCGTTCCGGTTATTGCTGATGACCACCTTTACCTCTGCATTTGTGATCCTTCCACAGTCTATGGCGTCCAAAACTGCCTGAAGATTGGTTCCCCCGCCGGAAACCAATATACCGATTTTCAGCATAAAGTCACGCCCTTCTCTCCTCTTTCCGTATGACCGATTACATA
The nucleotide sequence above comes from Lacrimispora sp. BS-2. Encoded proteins:
- a CDS encoding Na-translocating system protein MpsC family protein, with amino-acid sequence MTKGQLEAKISEVVSKFEVEYMGRGPKMVRTYVLNDMIIVRLLGFLSPSEKKLTESAQGIELLKKVRTSLFEGGREYLEKLLTEVMDVTVISTHSDISTKTGEKIIVITVDRNLEEFYTVK
- a CDS encoding arsenate reductase ArsC gives rise to the protein MNKPKIAFVCVHNSCRSQIAEALGKHLASDTFESYSAGTEATPQINQDAVRLMKRLYGIDMEQTQHSKFLSEIPSADIVITMGCNEKCPSLPCKYREDWGLNDPSGMDDTVFLETITLIRDKILGLRDRIQNGTL
- a CDS encoding pentapeptide repeat-containing protein; the encoded protein is MTNDKVDRKYDNLITKLKIDCKKCSGLCCVALYCAKIDGFPGNKEAGTPCKYLDSDFRCKIHSKLADKNYKGCLAYDCFGAGQRTTQLYLPDGTWNMNPEQEDKLFNIFMIVYQLHQMLWYLVEAFALTSDQLLKSTIDLLITENEQMVQQPMDNLSTLDLSKYRSKVNKVLKQISVVISENASSNQIHGANYLGKDFKKANLDRKNFSMSLMIAASFSGCSLRKTNFLGADLRDANFKNTDLSESIFLTQMQINSAKGNSDTKIPINLSRPATWEK
- a CDS encoding AraC family transcriptional regulator; the protein is MEEKIEAVQRMQDYIAEHLSENITLTALSSVSYFSPWYSYRLFLQHTSMTPADYIRRFRLSKSAIKLRDESCKIIDAALELGFGSVDGYQRAFFREFGCNPKEYAKSPVPLYLFTPYGVKYRIPGKEKQMETVKSVFVQVMEKPERKVLIKRGVKAADYFAYCQEVGCDVWGLLQSIKSIGGEPVCLWLPAKHIAPGTSEYVQGVEVPVTYDGIVPDGFDVIELPAAKYLMFQGEPFAEEDYCKAIEDVQTAIGKYDPAVIDAQWDSSNPRIQLEPIGSRGYIELLPIK
- the purD gene encoding phosphoribosylamine--glycine ligase, whose translation is MKILVIGGGGREHAIVWKISKSPKVDKIYCAPGNAGIAELAECVDLGVMDFDRQVAFAREKEIDLTIIGPDDPLVAGAVDAFEAAGLRVFGPRKRAALLEGSKSFSKDLMKKYEIPTAAYEIFDSPGEALSYVKTAPMPIVLKADGLALGKGVLICSTKEEAENGVKDLMLDKRFGSAGDRIVVEEFMTGREVSVLSFVDGKTVKIMTSAQDHKRAKDGDQGLNTGGMGTFSPSPFYTEEVDRFCKQYIYQATVDAMKAEGREFKGIIFFGLMLTEKGPRVLEYNARFGDPETQVVLPRMKNDIVEVFEACIDGTLDQVDLQFEDNAAVCVVLASDGYPEKYEKGYPITGLEAFQGQDRYFAFHAGSKLDGSGTVVTNGGRVLGVTAIGRDLKEARANAYQAAEWVSFENKYMRQDIGKGIE
- the purN gene encoding phosphoribosylglycinamide formyltransferase, coding for MLKIGILVSGGGTNLQAVLDAIDCGRITNAEVKVVISNNRNAYALERARNHGIEAFCVSPGDFQEREEFYEALLSKIDQYCLDLIVLAGYLVAVPATMIQKYRNRIINVHPSLIPSFCGKGYYGLKVHEAALARGVQVTGATVHYVDEGMDTGPILLQKAVEVREGDTPEILQRRVMEEAEWQILPKAIQLIANGQEES